A single genomic interval of uncultured Desulfobacter sp. harbors:
- a CDS encoding ABC transporter permease: MEEIIISTIQRTMVAGTPLLLATTGEIICERAGILNLGVEGVMAVGAVTAFIVTMTTGHPWLGVLAAMAAGFAVSLIHAFASVTLQANQVVSGLALTMLGLGLSGMMGKPYVGRPLAVKMDDVAIPFLSDLPWIGKALFYQSPFLYLAILLAIAAWFFLERTRMGIQIRSTGENPKATETQGVNIALIRYACVLVGGVFSALAGAHLSISYSSSWVEGMTAGRGWIAIALTIFALWNPGRAIFASFIFGGIFVLQYLLQPLGISPNFLAMLPYLSTLIILLAISFKDPRRLNAPAWLGAAYKRGER, encoded by the coding sequence ATGGAAGAAATTATCATCTCAACAATTCAAAGAACCATGGTTGCAGGCACACCACTGCTCTTAGCCACAACCGGCGAAATTATCTGCGAACGGGCCGGCATCCTTAACCTTGGTGTGGAAGGCGTCATGGCCGTTGGTGCCGTAACCGCCTTTATTGTCACCATGACCACGGGGCATCCCTGGCTTGGTGTACTGGCTGCCATGGCAGCAGGCTTTGCCGTCTCCCTGATCCATGCCTTTGCGTCGGTAACGCTGCAGGCCAATCAGGTGGTATCAGGCCTTGCGTTGACCATGTTGGGCTTAGGATTATCCGGCATGATGGGCAAGCCCTATGTAGGCCGGCCCCTGGCCGTTAAAATGGATGATGTGGCCATCCCCTTTTTATCGGACCTGCCCTGGATCGGCAAAGCCCTTTTTTACCAGAGTCCCTTTCTTTACCTGGCCATCCTCCTGGCTATAGCTGCCTGGTTTTTTCTGGAACGTACCCGCATGGGCATTCAGATCCGATCCACCGGGGAAAATCCCAAGGCTACGGAGACCCAGGGAGTTAATATCGCTTTAATTCGATATGCCTGCGTTCTGGTGGGCGGTGTTTTTTCCGCCCTTGCCGGGGCTCATTTGTCCATTTCCTACTCATCTTCCTGGGTGGAGGGCATGACTGCGGGACGCGGCTGGATCGCCATTGCCCTGACCATATTTGCCCTGTGGAACCCGGGCCGGGCCATTTTTGCCTCATTTATCTTTGGCGGCATTTTTGTACTCCAATACCTGCTCCAACCTTTAGGTATTTCCCCTAATTTCCTGGCGATGCTGCCCTACCTGTCCACCCTGATCATCCTTCTGGCCATCTCATTTAAAGACCCAAGGCGGCTCAATGCCCCGGCCTGGCTGGGAGCAGCCTATAAACGGGGTGAACGATAA